A window of Parasynechococcus marenigrum WH 8102 contains these coding sequences:
- a CDS encoding NADPH-dependent assimilatory sulfite reductase hemoprotein subunit, whose protein sequence is MGDGAAAAQQETATSLPKAEQRKLDSDYLREPLLSELANDLPNFSEDALQILKFHGSYQQDDRDKREKGKDKTWQMMLRLRSPGGRIPAQLFLALDELSDRLGDGTLRATTRQAFQMHGIPKADLKEVIGTIVRNLGSTLAACGDINRNVMAPAAPFEKGGYPAARRLADEIADLLSPEAAEGSYLDLWVDGDLSYRFSPPAAVRRARKRQLEPGVFSGSEAEPLYGDTYLPRKFKVAVTVPGDNSVDLLTQDIGLVAFTDPSGDLRGCNVYVGGGMGRTHNKEETFARIADPLGYVDAADVFDLLQAIVALQRDHGDRRIRRHARMKYLLEDRGIAWFRNELKANYFSRPLKGFRNEAKPKLLDYLGWHRQKAGLWFVGLPLLCGRLKGTMKQGLRAIVDTYQLEIRLTANQDLLLCNIGTAQRATIKAELAALGFDLPDAPPPLARHAIACPALPTCGLAITESERILPSVLERLDAQLRRLEIDKSVLIRMTGCPNGCARPYMAELALVGSGVNQYQLWLGGSANLQRLAQPFLQRMPLDELEQTIEPLLISWKQAGGRRSLGDHVEKLGDQAVSELLGAAA, encoded by the coding sequence GTGGGCGACGGGGCTGCAGCTGCACAACAGGAGACCGCAACCAGTCTTCCGAAAGCGGAACAACGCAAGCTGGACAGCGACTACCTGCGGGAGCCGCTGCTGAGCGAACTGGCGAATGATCTACCCAATTTCAGCGAAGACGCTCTGCAGATCCTCAAGTTCCACGGCAGCTATCAGCAGGACGACCGCGATAAACGCGAGAAGGGGAAAGACAAGACCTGGCAGATGATGCTGCGGCTGCGCAGCCCTGGTGGCCGCATCCCGGCCCAGTTATTTTTAGCTCTCGACGAGCTTTCCGATCGGCTGGGGGACGGCACCCTGCGGGCGACCACCCGGCAGGCCTTCCAGATGCACGGCATTCCCAAGGCCGACCTGAAAGAGGTGATCGGCACCATCGTTCGCAACCTGGGTTCCACCCTGGCTGCCTGTGGTGACATCAACCGCAACGTGATGGCCCCGGCGGCCCCGTTCGAAAAAGGTGGCTACCCAGCTGCACGGCGGTTGGCCGACGAGATTGCCGATCTGCTGAGTCCGGAAGCGGCTGAAGGTTCTTACCTCGACCTCTGGGTTGACGGCGACCTCAGCTATCGCTTCAGCCCGCCAGCCGCGGTTCGCCGGGCCCGCAAGCGCCAACTGGAGCCAGGCGTGTTCTCCGGCAGTGAAGCTGAACCGCTCTACGGCGACACCTACCTGCCCCGAAAATTCAAGGTGGCCGTCACCGTCCCCGGTGACAACTCGGTGGATCTGCTGACCCAGGACATCGGGCTGGTGGCCTTCACCGACCCCTCCGGCGATCTACGGGGCTGCAACGTCTATGTGGGGGGCGGCATGGGCCGCACCCACAACAAAGAGGAAACGTTCGCGCGCATCGCCGATCCCCTTGGCTACGTGGACGCCGCTGACGTCTTCGACCTTCTCCAGGCAATTGTGGCGCTGCAGCGGGATCACGGCGATCGCCGCATCCGTCGTCATGCCCGTATGAAATATCTGCTGGAGGATCGCGGTATCGCCTGGTTCCGCAATGAGCTCAAGGCGAACTACTTCTCCAGACCGCTGAAGGGTTTCCGCAACGAAGCCAAACCCAAGTTGCTCGACTACCTGGGCTGGCACCGACAGAAAGCTGGCCTGTGGTTCGTCGGTCTGCCGCTTCTCTGTGGTCGGTTGAAGGGCACGATGAAGCAGGGCCTGCGCGCCATCGTCGACACCTACCAACTGGAGATCCGCCTCACGGCGAATCAGGATCTACTGCTCTGCAACATCGGCACGGCCCAGCGGGCCACGATCAAGGCTGAGCTGGCGGCTCTCGGGTTCGATCTGCCCGATGCTCCCCCTCCACTGGCCCGCCATGCCATTGCCTGCCCGGCTCTGCCCACCTGCGGGCTGGCCATCACAGAATCGGAGCGCATCCTGCCCAGCGTGCTGGAGCGCCTCGATGCCCAGCTGCGTCGCCTCGAGATCGACAAATCGGTGCTGATCCGGATGACCGGGTGCCCCAACGGCTGTGCACGCCCTTACATGGCGGAACTGGCCCTAGTGGGCAGCGGTGTGAATCAGTACCAGCTGTGGCTCGGCGGCAGTGCCAATTTGCAGCGGCTGGCCCAGCCCTTCCTGCAACGCATGCCTCTGGACGAGCTCGAGCAGACCATCGAACCTCTGCTGATCAGCTGGAAGCAAGCCGGCGGTCGCCGCAGCCTCGGCGATCACGTTGAAAAACTTGGTGATCAGGCGGTGAGTGAGCTGCTGGGTGCTGCAGCATAG
- the glyS gene encoding glycine--tRNA ligase subunit beta — translation MTSTFLLEIGTEELPADFARQALDQLQDRVGRDLLDSRLDHKSVQVLGTPRRLVVRVHGLADRQPDLEEDQKGPPIAQAFKDGVPGPAAIGFSKRCGVDPSQLEVRNTPKGECVFASVRTEGQNSVDLLQELIPAWINGLQGRRFMRWGTGSQRFSRPIRWLLALKGVDLIPVEIPGADPPVRSDRFSRGHRLHGDQPLPIDTAEDYDDTLAAAGVIVDRQQRAALIRSQLDASADQLNGLPDCPESLFEELVDLVESPRLLQGSIAERFLSLPPEVIITVMQAHQRYVPLKVPEVTPDPLQLEATVVLQRDFLLVGNGLEAADALITRGNERVLAARLADAEFFLSVDRRQPSSARREALDRVTFAEGLGSLLDRCQRIERTARQLVDQLNLDAHQGEAAIRAAHFCKHDLVSQMVGEFPELQGLMGGKYLLEEGEPTEVALAVVEHYLPRGAGDQLPSSDAGAVVALAERLELLLSIFAKGERPSGSSDPYALRRAGNGLLQIVWDRGWRLDLSRFLGSAVEDWAALFPEFAIDSSALHQDLCQLLRQRIVSQLEDEGFVPDLVQAVSAESVATERLLADPMDVRERLDLLNALRQSKALPGLMAVVQRAARLAEKGDLVETDLTVSAVVSPERFESPSETAMYEVLVQLEPLASGRRYRELAEALVQATPVLEAFFDGDDSVMVMADDPELRRNRLNLLGVLRNQAGVLARFDLIQI, via the coding sequence GTGACTTCAACCTTTCTTCTGGAGATCGGCACGGAGGAATTACCGGCCGATTTCGCCCGTCAGGCCCTTGATCAACTGCAGGATCGTGTGGGTCGTGATCTGCTGGATAGCCGTCTCGATCACAAGTCAGTTCAGGTGTTGGGCACACCCCGTCGCTTGGTGGTACGGGTGCATGGTTTGGCGGATCGCCAACCGGACCTCGAAGAAGATCAAAAGGGGCCTCCGATCGCCCAGGCCTTCAAGGATGGAGTTCCGGGGCCGGCTGCGATCGGCTTTTCCAAACGCTGCGGTGTGGATCCGTCGCAGCTCGAGGTGCGCAATACCCCCAAGGGCGAATGTGTGTTCGCAAGCGTGCGGACCGAGGGGCAGAACAGCGTTGACCTGCTGCAGGAGCTCATCCCCGCCTGGATCAATGGTCTTCAGGGCAGACGCTTCATGCGCTGGGGAACGGGAAGCCAACGCTTCAGCCGACCGATTCGCTGGCTGCTGGCCCTGAAGGGTGTCGATCTGATCCCGGTGGAGATCCCCGGTGCGGATCCGCCGGTTCGCAGTGATCGCTTCAGTCGCGGCCATCGCCTGCATGGTGATCAACCTCTGCCGATCGACACCGCAGAGGATTACGACGACACCCTCGCAGCGGCTGGCGTGATCGTTGATCGCCAGCAACGGGCTGCCCTGATTCGATCTCAGCTCGATGCTTCAGCCGATCAGCTGAACGGTCTTCCGGATTGCCCCGAGTCTCTGTTTGAAGAGCTTGTGGATCTCGTTGAATCACCGCGGCTGCTGCAGGGATCCATCGCTGAGCGGTTTCTGTCACTGCCACCGGAAGTGATCATCACCGTGATGCAGGCCCATCAGCGCTATGTGCCGCTGAAGGTTCCCGAGGTCACACCGGATCCGCTGCAACTGGAGGCCACGGTGGTTCTCCAACGGGACTTTCTGCTTGTGGGCAATGGTCTTGAGGCCGCGGATGCACTGATCACCCGAGGCAATGAACGGGTTCTCGCTGCTCGGTTGGCGGATGCGGAGTTCTTCCTCTCCGTGGACCGACGTCAGCCCAGCAGTGCGCGTCGAGAGGCTCTGGATCGGGTCACCTTCGCCGAGGGGCTGGGCAGCCTGCTCGATCGTTGCCAGCGGATCGAGCGCACTGCCCGTCAGTTGGTGGACCAGCTCAACCTGGATGCGCATCAAGGGGAGGCGGCCATCCGAGCTGCCCATTTCTGCAAGCACGATCTTGTAAGCCAGATGGTTGGTGAGTTTCCTGAGCTTCAGGGACTCATGGGTGGCAAATACTTGCTTGAGGAGGGGGAGCCAACGGAGGTCGCCCTGGCGGTGGTGGAGCACTATCTGCCGCGCGGCGCAGGTGATCAGCTCCCCAGCAGTGATGCGGGTGCCGTGGTGGCGCTGGCGGAACGCCTGGAATTGCTGTTAAGCATCTTTGCCAAGGGTGAACGTCCCAGCGGTTCATCGGATCCCTATGCCCTGCGGCGCGCTGGCAATGGCCTGTTGCAGATCGTCTGGGACCGTGGCTGGAGGCTCGATCTGAGCCGCTTCCTGGGCTCAGCGGTGGAGGACTGGGCTGCTTTGTTCCCGGAGTTCGCCATCGACAGCTCAGCACTCCACCAGGATCTTTGCCAGCTGCTGCGGCAGCGGATTGTTTCCCAGTTGGAGGACGAGGGCTTTGTTCCGGATCTTGTCCAGGCGGTCTCCGCAGAGTCGGTGGCGACGGAGCGGTTGCTGGCTGACCCCATGGATGTACGCGAGCGGCTCGACCTGCTGAATGCTCTGCGTCAATCGAAGGCGTTGCCGGGATTGATGGCCGTGGTTCAGAGGGCTGCGCGGCTGGCGGAGAAGGGTGATCTGGTTGAGACCGATCTCACGGTGTCGGCGGTGGTGTCACCCGAGCGGTTTGAGTCTCCCAGTGAAACGGCGATGTACGAGGTGCTCGTGCAGCTCGAGCCCCTTGCCTCAGGACGCCGCTATCGCGAGCTAGCTGAGGCATTGGTGCAGGCCACCCCAGTGCTGGAAGCCTTCTTCGATGGCGATGACAGCGTGATGGTGATGGCTGATGACCCCGAACTGCGCCGGAACAGGCTCAATCTTCTTGGGGTGCTGCGCAATCAAGCTGGCGTGCTGGCACGGTTCGATCTGATCCAGATCTGA
- the chlP gene encoding geranylgeranyl reductase — protein MLRVAVIGGGPSGSCAAEILAKAGIQTWLFERKLDNAKPCGGAIPLCMVEEFDLPDDIIDRKVRNMKMISPSNREVDIKLDPLGYDDNAYIGMCRREVFDAYLRNRAADLGTTLVNGLVQKIDTGSNRQGPYTLHYADYSGGGPTGDQKTLDVDLIIGADGANSRVAKAMDAGDYNVAIAFQERIKLPAEEMTYYEDLAEMYVGTDVSPDFYAWVFPKYDHVAVGTGTMQQNQSLIKGLQKGIRERANKRLFKGEVIKVEAHPIPEHPRPRRVVGRMALVGDAAGYVTKSSGEGIYFAAKSGRMCAEAIVEISKNGTVIPTEKQIKSTYLKRWDRKYGATYAVLDILQRIFYRNDAAREAFVEMCDDRDVQKLTFDSYLYKRVVLMNPWQQMKLTLRTLGSLLRGEALAPSNYTPVPSAVGRSDGDFLAEEAVQAVKAQAKREDKKATVS, from the coding sequence ATGTTGCGTGTTGCGGTTATCGGCGGCGGTCCTAGCGGATCCTGCGCTGCCGAAATTCTTGCCAAAGCTGGAATCCAAACCTGGCTGTTTGAACGCAAGCTGGACAACGCCAAGCCCTGTGGTGGTGCGATTCCTCTTTGCATGGTCGAGGAATTTGACCTGCCGGACGACATCATCGACCGCAAGGTCCGCAACATGAAGATGATTTCCCCTTCCAATCGGGAGGTGGACATCAAACTCGATCCCCTTGGTTACGACGACAACGCCTACATCGGCATGTGCCGTCGTGAGGTGTTTGACGCCTACCTGCGCAACCGTGCCGCTGACCTTGGCACCACGCTGGTGAATGGACTGGTTCAGAAAATCGACACCGGCAGCAACCGCCAGGGTCCGTACACGCTTCATTACGCCGACTACAGCGGCGGTGGACCAACCGGTGACCAGAAAACCCTCGACGTGGATCTGATCATCGGCGCCGATGGGGCCAACTCCCGGGTCGCCAAGGCCATGGATGCCGGTGACTACAACGTGGCCATCGCCTTCCAGGAGCGGATCAAACTGCCGGCTGAGGAGATGACCTACTACGAAGATCTGGCCGAGATGTATGTCGGCACCGACGTTTCACCAGACTTCTACGCCTGGGTCTTCCCCAAATACGACCACGTGGCCGTGGGCACCGGCACCATGCAGCAGAACCAGAGCCTGATCAAAGGTCTGCAGAAGGGCATTCGGGAGCGGGCGAACAAGCGCCTGTTCAAAGGCGAAGTGATCAAGGTCGAAGCCCATCCGATCCCCGAGCACCCCCGTCCCCGCCGTGTGGTGGGACGGATGGCTCTTGTGGGTGACGCCGCCGGCTACGTCACCAAGAGTTCCGGTGAGGGCATTTATTTCGCCGCCAAGAGTGGACGGATGTGCGCGGAGGCCATCGTTGAGATCTCCAAGAACGGCACGGTGATTCCCACCGAGAAGCAAATCAAATCCACCTATCTCAAGCGGTGGGACCGCAAGTACGGGGCTACGTACGCCGTTCTCGACATCCTTCAGCGCATCTTTTACCGCAACGACGCAGCTCGGGAGGCCTTCGTCGAAATGTGCGACGACAGGGACGTTCAGAAGCTCACCTTCGACAGCTACCTCTACAAGCGCGTGGTGCTGATGAACCCTTGGCAGCAGATGAAGCTGACGCTCCGCACCCTCGGCAGCCTGCTGCGCGGTGAAGCGCTGGCACCGTCGAACTACACCCCCGTGCCATCAGCGGTGGGTCGCTCCGATGGAGACTTCCTGGCTGAAGAAGCCGTTCAGGCCGTCAAGGCTCAGGCCAAACGCGAAGACAAAAAAGCCACCGTCAGCTGA
- a CDS encoding M15 family metallopeptidase — MARASSARRHPSGDIPVARRAGAARQRRRGSGSLVGLVAVVAVVAGGVTVLLGTNRTAPVQPAQSLGIEGFRQRPDEDGRLLGHFPYEEVPLDQLVSFEPGIVLHLDAANALDAMLQAGLAEGVDLRLLSGYRSLALQESIFFDIASERNQTAEERAQVSAPPGYSEHSTGYAIDLGDGEAPETNLSQSFEQTRAFRWLQDNAARYHFILSFPRGNQQGVMYEPWHWRFQGTAEALRQFEAARRFTSRRL, encoded by the coding sequence GTGGCCCGGGCCTCCTCCGCGCGACGCCATCCAAGCGGAGACATTCCCGTTGCCCGTCGGGCCGGAGCAGCCCGGCAGCGACGTCGTGGATCGGGTTCCCTTGTCGGCCTGGTCGCTGTTGTGGCGGTGGTTGCCGGCGGTGTAACGGTGCTGTTAGGGACCAACCGCACAGCACCGGTGCAACCGGCGCAGTCGTTGGGAATTGAGGGGTTCCGGCAGCGTCCCGACGAGGACGGGCGATTGTTGGGGCATTTCCCCTACGAAGAAGTTCCCCTTGATCAGCTCGTCAGCTTCGAGCCCGGCATTGTGCTTCACCTGGATGCAGCGAATGCTCTGGACGCGATGTTGCAGGCCGGCCTGGCTGAGGGCGTCGATCTTCGTCTCTTAAGCGGTTATCGCTCCCTGGCGTTGCAGGAGTCGATCTTTTTCGACATCGCCTCGGAACGGAACCAGACGGCGGAGGAACGGGCGCAGGTTTCGGCACCACCCGGGTACTCCGAGCACAGCACTGGCTATGCGATCGATCTTGGTGATGGAGAGGCACCCGAGACCAATCTTTCTCAGAGCTTTGAGCAGACCAGAGCTTTTCGCTGGCTTCAGGACAACGCTGCGCGCTACCACTTCATTCTTTCGTTTCCCAGGGGGAATCAGCAGGGGGTGATGTATGAGCCCTGGCATTGGCGCTTTCAAGGCACGGCCGAGGCATTGCGTCAGTTTGAGGCAGCCCGACGCTTCACCTCTCGACGCCTTTGA